A genome region from Sphingobium sp. WTD-1 includes the following:
- a CDS encoding TonB-dependent receptor, with translation MKTSLVAIAASLALLPTPVAAQDSLPADTPTTDDAAPPLQTRFDAAALDIGSAPLNGARLGSGTLRRRALSSSDTAAILASLPGVAANGGGGFSSMPALRGLTEQRVRITLDGIPVDIACPNDMNTPLSYTDPQTVGSIAVVPGVSPVSMGGDNIAGIIAVESAMPRFAVDGGTLVTGEASSFYRSNGDAFGGGVTLTVAGKRISATYSGSYAQSGNYDGGGNRGVVRSTEYAKTDHQLALAAQTRLGLFELKGGYHFSPYEGFPNQYMDMTSNKSWFLNGRYRGTFAWGDVDASIGYRDTAHRMDFLADKQPGAMPMNTQIHSFTSAVKLSLPVGPHDTLRVGGDYQHQGMDDWWPPVAGSMMMGPNPYININNGRRDRLGLFGEWESHWTDRLSTSIGGRFDRVRMNTGDVQPYGTGMMNMADAMAAEAFNARSHRRTDNNWSATALASWRASDRLAFELGYAHKSRAPNLYERYAWGRGAMASQMIGWYGDGNGYVGNLDLKSEQADTVSAALRLTAKGGATLKISPYYTRVNDYIDAVHLQDLTDMMGMPSGFVQLQFANQDAEFYGVDVSVSVPLQRSDHVETSFTASASYVHGQNLSDGGPLYRQMPLDLKMGLAHRIDALELGADVEFVADKNRVDATRNEPRTRGYALVDLRAGYTLPLWAKGLKLTVEAKNLFDAGYDLPLGGMSLGDYGATGVLRPVPGMGRSINLGLSTRF, from the coding sequence ATGAAGACATCTCTCGTCGCAATTGCCGCATCGCTGGCATTGCTCCCCACTCCTGTCGCCGCGCAGGACAGCCTGCCGGCTGATACCCCCACCACCGATGACGCGGCTCCCCCGCTCCAGACCCGCTTTGACGCGGCGGCGCTCGATATCGGCAGCGCGCCGCTCAACGGCGCCCGGCTCGGCAGCGGCACATTGCGCCGTCGCGCCCTGTCGAGCAGCGATACCGCCGCCATCCTTGCCAGCCTGCCCGGCGTCGCGGCCAATGGCGGCGGTGGCTTTTCCTCCATGCCGGCGCTGCGCGGCCTGACCGAACAGCGGGTCCGCATCACGCTTGACGGCATCCCGGTCGATATCGCCTGTCCCAACGACATGAACACGCCGCTTTCCTATACCGATCCGCAGACGGTCGGCAGCATCGCGGTGGTGCCGGGCGTCTCGCCGGTCAGCATGGGCGGTGACAATATCGCCGGCATCATCGCCGTCGAAAGCGCGATGCCGCGTTTCGCCGTCGATGGCGGCACCTTGGTCACGGGGGAGGCGTCCAGCTTCTATCGCAGCAATGGCGACGCCTTTGGCGGCGGCGTCACGCTGACGGTCGCGGGCAAGCGGATCAGTGCCACCTATAGCGGCTCCTACGCCCAATCCGGCAATTATGACGGCGGCGGCAACCGGGGCGTGGTGCGCTCGACCGAATATGCCAAGACCGACCATCAACTGGCGCTCGCCGCCCAGACCCGCCTCGGCCTGTTCGAGCTGAAGGGCGGCTATCATTTCTCGCCCTATGAGGGCTTTCCGAACCAATATATGGACATGACCTCGAACAAGTCCTGGTTCCTCAACGGCCGCTATCGCGGCACCTTTGCCTGGGGCGATGTCGATGCCAGCATCGGCTATCGCGACACCGCCCATCGGATGGACTTCCTCGCCGACAAGCAGCCCGGCGCCATGCCGATGAACACGCAAATCCACAGCTTCACCTCGGCGGTGAAGCTGAGCCTGCCGGTCGGCCCGCACGATACGCTGCGCGTGGGCGGGGATTATCAGCATCAGGGCATGGATGACTGGTGGCCGCCGGTTGCCGGATCGATGATGATGGGCCCCAATCCCTATATCAACATCAACAATGGCCGGCGCGACCGGCTCGGCCTGTTCGGCGAATGGGAATCGCACTGGACCGACCGGCTCTCCACCTCGATCGGCGGGCGCTTCGATCGGGTGCGGATGAATACCGGCGACGTCCAGCCCTATGGCACCGGCATGATGAACATGGCCGACGCGATGGCGGCCGAAGCCTTCAATGCGCGCAGCCATCGCCGCACCGACAATAACTGGAGCGCGACCGCGCTGGCGAGCTGGCGGGCGTCCGACCGGCTCGCCTTTGAACTCGGCTATGCGCACAAGAGCCGCGCGCCCAATCTCTACGAACGCTATGCCTGGGGCCGGGGCGCGATGGCCAGCCAGATGATCGGCTGGTATGGCGACGGCAATGGCTATGTCGGCAATCTCGACCTCAAGTCGGAACAGGCCGATACGGTCAGCGCCGCGCTGCGCCTGACGGCGAAGGGCGGGGCGACGCTGAAAATCTCGCCCTATTATACCCGCGTGAACGACTATATCGACGCGGTCCATCTTCAGGATCTGACCGACATGATGGGCATGCCCAGCGGCTTCGTGCAGCTGCAATTCGCCAATCAGGATGCCGAATTTTACGGCGTCGATGTCAGCGTCAGCGTGCCGCTCCAGCGCAGCGACCATGTCGAAACCAGCTTCACCGCCAGCGCTTCCTATGTCCATGGCCAGAATCTGTCGGACGGCGGCCCGCTCTATCGCCAGATGCCGCTCGATCTGAAGATGGGCCTTGCCCATCGCATCGACGCACTGGAACTGGGCGCCGATGTCGAATTTGTCGCCGACAAGAATCGCGTCGACGCCACCCGCAACGAACCGCGCACGCGCGGCTATGCGCTGGTCGACCTGCGCGCCGGCTATACGCTGCCGCTCTGGGCCAAGGGGCTGAAGCTGACGGTCGAGGCGAAGAATCTCTTCGACGCCGGCTATGATCTGCCGCTCGGCGGCATGTCACTGGGCGATTATGGCGCGACCGGCGTGCTGCGCCCGGTGCCGGGCATGGGCCGTTCGATCAATCTGGGCCTCAGCACGCGCTTCTGA
- a CDS encoding DUF2946 family protein, translating into MGSLRAYLQQHRGQALALVLLALCMKALLPGGFMLAQQQRTLVIQFCHDAAIGSTASQLIVPLQADPDHQPADAAKRTCPYGALSMASTGGADPLIVMLAIAFVLLLGFAPVRIPALARVGHLRPPLRGPPA; encoded by the coding sequence ATGGGGAGCCTGCGCGCCTATCTTCAGCAGCATCGGGGGCAAGCGCTGGCGCTTGTCCTGCTGGCGCTGTGCATGAAGGCCTTGCTGCCCGGCGGCTTCATGCTGGCGCAGCAGCAGCGCACCCTGGTCATCCAGTTCTGCCATGACGCCGCGATCGGCAGCACCGCCTCGCAACTGATCGTGCCCTTGCAGGCCGATCCCGATCATCAGCCGGCCGATGCGGCCAAGCGCACATGCCCCTATGGCGCGCTTTCCATGGCCTCGACGGGCGGCGCCGATCCGCTGATAGTAATGCTGGCGATCGCCTTCGTGCTGCTGCTCGGCTTCGCGCCGGTGCGGATACCCGCGCTCGCCCGCGTCGGCCATCTGCGTCCCCCTTTGCGCGGACCACCCGCCTGA